Within Desulfurobacterium thermolithotrophum DSM 11699, the genomic segment AAAAGCATATCTTATCTTCATAGTAAAAATTCTATCATAGGAGATTAATGGATCAGGAACTAAAACAAATTGGTAAATTAGCTCTTCAACTTAAGCTTACTCCAGGGCTTTTACTCAACTTAGAGCTTCTTCAACTTCCAATTTTAAAACTTGAAGAAGTAGTACTTAATGAATTAGAGGAAAATCCTCTTCTTGAAATGGAAGAAGAGACAAAAGAAAAAGATGAAAAAAATGAAGATATTTTTTCAGACTTTATCATAGAAGATGGAAATATTTATCTGTATGAGCCAAAAGAAGAAATGACATTAACCATTCCCACTTCTCCTTCTTTAAGGGATATCCTCCTTGAACAGGCACGTTTAGAGCTTAATCCTCAAGAATTTGAAATTGCTTTATACATTGTAGATAATCTTGACCAGAAAGGATATTTAACGGTTTCTGAAGAGGAAATTGCAAGAAAATTATCTGTTTCTGCTGAAAAAGTAAAAAAGGTAAGAGAACAAGTAAAAAGATTTTCACCGGTAGGATGTGCTTCTTACACCTTAAGCGAAATATTTGCTGTTCAAATGGAAGAGCTCCAAATTTCTAAGAAATTTATAAAAGCTGTAGAAAAATTAGAATTACTAAAAAAAGGAAAACAGCGTTTTATGAAAGCAACAGGATTAACAGAAGATGAGTATCAAAAGTTTATAGAATGTTTAAAGCGTCTTGATCCAGAACCTGGAAACTTAGGAGAATTAAATACAATAATAACTCCAGATTTAAGAGTTTATCTAAAAAATGAACAATTAGTGGTAAAAGTTTTATTCTT encodes:
- the rpoN gene encoding RNA polymerase factor sigma-54; its protein translation is MDQELKQIGKLALQLKLTPGLLLNLELLQLPILKLEEVVLNELEENPLLEMEEETKEKDEKNEDIFSDFIIEDGNIYLYEPKEEMTLTIPTSPSLRDILLEQARLELNPQEFEIALYIVDNLDQKGYLTVSEEEIARKLSVSAEKVKKVREQVKRFSPVGCASYTLSEIFAVQMEELQISKKFIKAVEKLELLKKGKQRFMKATGLTEDEYQKFIECLKRLDPEPGNLGELNTIITPDLRVYLKNEQLVVKVLFFRQFNLRINNSYLRFATTGEIKKYISEKYQRALALKKAIEQRNETLKKIGEVVFKVQREFLNDGKTLKPLSYQEVSEKLSIHESTVSRAVKDKFVETPFGIFPFRFFFPKSVSRESIDKIKSRIREIIESENKKKPLSDSKIAEILKKEGIKIARRTVAKYREEMGIPGAFHRREKE